From one Fulvitalea axinellae genomic stretch:
- a CDS encoding glycoside hydrolase family 28 protein, with protein MRNKIISLALLLMLAPIAYTFGTDYNILDFGAKKDTTFNSSVAINAAVKACFENGGGRVVIPTGDFKSGTIRLLDNVELHLERGATLFASTDYRDFPRQKRPEYRSQKDTGGWYSLLYAESASNIAVTGSGTIDGQGALHGARPDATGRGDKDGRPRNILFISCKNVLVKGIKMKNAAIWNQHYLNCEDVLVTGIDVFNHGNRNNDGIDIDGCRRFILTDSRFDSDDDAVCLKSTGPAPCEDIVISNCVISSACNAIKCGTESTGGFKNINISNCVVKPSRNPHVRKHGSGKDIGITAVSLEIVDGGTMDGVTVNNITVYGTDAPLFIRLANRARKHRDDAEKPKPGSMRNISISDFVAYGTGNFTSSITASKGQMVENVSIKNFRTLAIGDISEKDFKRLVKEKPTSYPQPTMWRNLPCSGLFARHVKGLSLDGISLEAGVNDIRIPVIMDDIQGLRINGLSVTGKVNRKKLIELYACPKPVLSPGVKKVVTSKKSAPLKEDEPFYP; from the coding sequence ATGCGTAATAAAATAATATCGTTGGCCCTGCTTCTGATGCTGGCGCCTATTGCTTATACTTTCGGAACAGATTATAACATTCTTGATTTCGGAGCAAAAAAAGACACTACTTTCAATAGTTCAGTGGCAATAAATGCGGCGGTCAAAGCTTGCTTTGAAAACGGTGGCGGACGGGTTGTCATTCCTACCGGTGATTTCAAATCAGGAACTATCCGTTTACTCGATAACGTAGAGCTCCATTTGGAAAGAGGCGCAACATTATTCGCCTCAACCGATTATCGGGACTTCCCAAGGCAAAAACGGCCGGAATACAGATCGCAAAAAGATACGGGCGGGTGGTACTCGCTCTTATACGCCGAAAGCGCGTCAAACATCGCCGTTACGGGAAGCGGGACAATTGACGGGCAAGGCGCATTGCACGGAGCCCGACCAGACGCTACAGGGCGTGGAGACAAAGACGGTCGTCCGAGAAATATTTTGTTTATATCCTGTAAAAACGTTTTGGTAAAAGGGATAAAAATGAAAAACGCGGCAATCTGGAATCAACATTATTTGAATTGTGAAGATGTCTTGGTAACGGGAATCGATGTTTTCAATCACGGAAACCGGAATAATGACGGAATAGATATTGACGGTTGCAGACGGTTTATCCTTACCGACAGTCGTTTTGATTCGGATGATGACGCCGTTTGTCTAAAAAGCACAGGCCCTGCCCCATGCGAGGATATCGTTATCAGTAATTGCGTAATCAGCTCGGCGTGTAACGCCATAAAATGCGGAACGGAATCAACGGGTGGTTTTAAGAATATTAATATTTCCAATTGCGTGGTTAAGCCTTCCCGCAATCCGCATGTTCGCAAACACGGATCGGGCAAAGATATCGGAATTACGGCCGTTTCTTTGGAAATAGTAGACGGCGGAACTATGGATGGCGTAACCGTCAATAATATCACGGTTTACGGTACCGACGCGCCGTTGTTTATCCGATTGGCCAACCGGGCAAGAAAACACCGGGACGATGCCGAAAAACCAAAACCCGGATCGATGCGAAACATCTCGATCAGTGATTTTGTAGCTTACGGCACCGGGAATTTCACGTCTTCGATTACCGCCTCAAAAGGACAAATGGTTGAAAACGTAAGCATTAAAAATTTCCGAACTCTGGCAATCGGAGATATTTCAGAAAAAGATTTTAAGCGTTTGGTGAAAGAAAAACCAACAAGCTACCCACAGCCTACAATGTGGAGAAACTTGCCTTGCTCGGGTCTATTCGCCAGACATGTAAAAGGCCTTAGTCTTGACGGAATTTCACTAGAGGCTGGTGTAAATGATATCCGGATCCCTGTAATCATGGACGATATCCAAGGTTTACGAATTAATGGATTATCTGTCACCGGGAAAGTCAATCGCAAAAAACTCATTGAGTTATACGCTTGTCCAAAACCGGTTTTATCTCCTGGAGTGAAAAAAGTTGTTACTTCGAAAAAATCAGCTCCATTAAAAGAGGACGAACCTTTTTATCCATAA
- a CDS encoding glycoside hydrolase family 2 protein, whose protein sequence is MRFLTTFILLLISVFTFGQNTETVFLSGTGADDTMTWEFYCSAGQNSGKWATIEVPSCWEQQGFGSYDYGHVPFDKRLNEEGIYRKTFNVPKSWRSKEVEIVFEGVMTDALVKVNGKVVGPVHQGAFYRFSYSIGRLLKYGKENRLEVLVKKHSDNESVSYAERKADYWIFGGIFRPVYLEVKPKAHIKRVAIDAKANGSFRSRVDLSKVSKVFSLTVDIIDSDKRTVATFKGGVTSKNSYLTGKLESPKLWNSEEPNLYTAVFELKKNGKVVHRYLEKFGFRTIEFREMDGIYVNGVRIKLKGVNRHVFHPKFGRTSSKKLSIEAVNLIKDMNMNAVRMSHYSPDKHMLDVCDSLGLYVLDELCTWHKPTLDFEVGEKLVKELIDDDVNHPSIIAWDNGNEGGWNNSLNNHFAQLDIQKREVLHPWQSFQKTNTYHYHNYNYLALDGFEKRKIFLPTEVLHGLYDGGHGAGLEDYWLRIWNHPQAAGGFLWVFADEGIERTDKNNAIDVDGNHAPDGILGPYMEKEASFYTIQKIWSPVYFEKRYITPEFDGLFRVQNRYHFTNFSEVNFEYRWVKYSSPDSSISSKTIFNGKIKSALKPGENGILQVEKPANWKTADALEISAINRYGRKINRWTWPVKFASVKAKEQTDTKADKEVDLEENKDSYIVKVGTLNYVFGKDSGMLKKVSKSGEVIPLSEGPIFASTEMKTEKVEANIQDGKVIIKTFLKNGKHNDSFVWTIKKNGLLNLLATYTPKGGHQHAGVSFNYPEENVSGMRWMGNGPHRVWKNRIAGPDFGVWEKELNNTQTGVPNTDYKYPEFKGYYAETYWVKVLNTRTSGFKAYIHTDDIFLRMLTPEFPSNSRQAKASFPAGDISFLHSIPPIGTKFKKTSDLGPMSASTPFNSRRIDGGKANLEITFDFE, encoded by the coding sequence ATGAGATTTCTAACCACATTTATTCTTCTTCTGATTTCGGTTTTTACTTTTGGGCAAAATACCGAGACCGTATTCTTATCTGGTACAGGAGCTGATGATACAATGACATGGGAGTTTTATTGTAGCGCGGGGCAAAATAGTGGAAAATGGGCCACTATTGAGGTTCCATCTTGTTGGGAGCAACAGGGGTTCGGTTCCTATGATTACGGGCATGTTCCTTTTGATAAACGATTAAATGAAGAAGGAATATATCGAAAGACTTTTAACGTACCCAAAAGCTGGCGTTCAAAGGAGGTTGAGATTGTTTTTGAAGGTGTAATGACTGACGCACTTGTAAAAGTTAATGGGAAAGTAGTTGGTCCTGTCCACCAAGGAGCTTTTTATCGCTTTAGTTATTCAATCGGCCGGTTGCTAAAATACGGAAAAGAAAACCGTTTGGAGGTATTGGTAAAGAAGCATTCCGATAATGAATCGGTAAGTTATGCTGAGAGAAAAGCGGATTATTGGATATTCGGCGGAATATTTCGGCCAGTATATCTGGAAGTTAAGCCAAAAGCGCATATTAAGCGTGTAGCCATTGATGCGAAAGCTAATGGAAGCTTCCGGTCGCGGGTTGACTTATCGAAAGTGTCAAAGGTTTTTTCATTAACAGTAGATATTATCGATTCCGATAAAAGAACAGTTGCTACTTTTAAGGGAGGCGTAACCAGTAAAAACAGTTATCTGACAGGAAAACTTGAATCGCCAAAACTTTGGAATTCAGAAGAGCCGAATCTTTATACTGCTGTTTTCGAATTAAAGAAGAATGGGAAAGTTGTTCATCGTTATCTCGAAAAATTCGGATTTCGAACTATCGAATTCCGTGAAATGGATGGTATTTACGTAAATGGGGTTCGCATTAAGTTAAAAGGCGTGAATAGACATGTTTTTCATCCAAAATTTGGGCGAACATCATCGAAAAAGCTCAGTATAGAGGCTGTGAACCTGATCAAGGATATGAATATGAACGCAGTGCGTATGTCTCATTATTCGCCGGATAAACATATGCTTGATGTCTGCGATTCATTGGGATTATATGTTCTTGATGAGTTGTGTACTTGGCACAAACCGACCTTGGACTTTGAAGTCGGTGAAAAGCTAGTAAAGGAGTTAATAGATGACGATGTGAATCATCCGTCGATTATTGCTTGGGATAATGGTAATGAAGGTGGTTGGAATAATAGTTTGAATAATCATTTCGCTCAACTCGATATTCAAAAGCGAGAAGTTCTCCATCCTTGGCAATCTTTCCAAAAAACAAATACCTATCATTATCACAATTATAATTATTTGGCTCTTGATGGTTTTGAAAAAAGAAAAATATTCTTGCCTACAGAGGTCCTTCATGGTCTTTATGATGGTGGGCATGGTGCAGGTTTGGAAGACTATTGGCTAAGAATTTGGAATCACCCACAAGCGGCAGGGGGCTTCTTATGGGTTTTCGCCGACGAAGGAATCGAAAGAACGGATAAAAATAATGCTATTGATGTTGATGGGAATCATGCTCCTGACGGCATTCTTGGTCCATATATGGAGAAAGAAGCTAGTTTCTATACAATTCAAAAAATTTGGAGCCCTGTTTATTTTGAGAAACGATATATAACTCCTGAATTTGACGGTCTTTTTAGGGTTCAGAATAGATACCACTTTACGAATTTTTCTGAAGTGAACTTCGAATATCGTTGGGTTAAGTATTCAAGTCCGGATAGCTCAATCTCATCGAAAACTATTTTCAATGGAAAAATAAAAAGTGCTTTAAAGCCAGGAGAAAACGGAATATTGCAAGTTGAGAAACCGGCGAATTGGAAAACTGCGGATGCGTTGGAAATTTCGGCTATTAATCGTTACGGACGAAAGATAAACCGTTGGACTTGGCCCGTGAAATTTGCTTCTGTTAAAGCGAAAGAACAAACGGATACGAAAGCAGATAAAGAAGTGGATTTGGAGGAGAACAAGGATTCGTACATTGTAAAAGTAGGGACTTTGAATTACGTTTTCGGGAAGGATTCTGGGATGTTAAAGAAAGTATCAAAATCAGGTGAAGTTATTCCGTTAAGTGAAGGGCCTATATTTGCGAGTACCGAGATGAAAACAGAAAAGGTCGAGGCTAATATTCAAGATGGAAAAGTAATTATCAAAACGTTTTTGAAAAACGGAAAACATAATGATTCATTTGTTTGGACTATCAAGAAGAATGGCTTGTTGAATCTTTTGGCAACCTATACTCCTAAGGGAGGTCATCAGCATGCAGGGGTTAGTTTTAATTATCCTGAAGAAAACGTGTCAGGAATGCGCTGGATGGGGAATGGCCCTCATCGTGTTTGGAAAAATAGAATTGCTGGACCTGACTTTGGAGTGTGGGAAAAAGAATTGAATAATACACAAACGGGTGTTCCAAACACAGACTACAAATATCCAGAATTCAAAGGATATTATGCGGAGACGTATTGGGTGAAGGTCTTGAATACGAGGACCTCAGGTTTTAAGGCCTATATACATACGGATGATATCTTTTTGAGAATGTTGACTCCAGAATTTCCTTCTAATTCAAGGCAAGCCAAGGCTTCATTCCCAGCTGGTGATATTTCCTTTCTCCATTCAATTCCTCCGATTGGCACCAAATTCAAAAAAACGAGTGATTTAGGCCCAATGTCAGCCTCAACCCCTTTTAATTCGCGTAGAATTGACGGTGGAAAGGCTAATTTGGAAATTACTTTTGATTTTGAATAG
- a CDS encoding helix-turn-helix domain-containing protein: MRDLKEIDEIVSQITNSETFARSNTNITLLRFLIESSLAERELKEITIGQELFGKKYDPVKNDNKVRVYVHNLRKKLDQYYKAEGAQDSIRLNIPKGRYIVEFREITPTKQTRSERKTFLLVLIPGILLTTFFIYKSSINKISFWDSHFSNGKPTALLIGDHFTISGPLATGGNGIIRDYQINTQSDFNRFLNRKPEFAGKVSPNSIPYVTKMGIHSVFQLSNWFAKNDVPLSVSILSEWDKKKLNTENVIYVGQSKNMGILRNVFLSTNPTIKTLGGKITRNEPETNQEHIYQSHPFGNSVDFTIVSSVKGKNNNRLTFFISENDIGAINLVRYFTNPDSVISFYDRQELHNQDFTAVFKVEGWERTGFKRKLVSIDKF; encoded by the coding sequence ATGCGTGACTTAAAAGAAATCGATGAAATTGTCAGCCAAATAACCAATAGCGAAACATTCGCCAGATCTAACACTAATATCACCTTATTAAGATTTCTAATTGAGTCCTCATTAGCTGAACGTGAACTTAAAGAGATCACAATTGGTCAAGAGCTATTCGGAAAAAAATATGATCCTGTAAAAAATGACAACAAAGTCAGGGTCTATGTCCACAACCTTAGAAAGAAGCTTGATCAATATTATAAAGCAGAAGGTGCACAGGATTCAATAAGGCTAAACATTCCTAAAGGTCGCTATATAGTCGAATTCCGTGAAATAACACCCACCAAGCAAACTAGATCAGAAAGAAAAACGTTTCTCCTAGTCTTAATTCCTGGAATATTACTTACCACATTTTTCATATATAAATCATCAATAAATAAGATCTCATTTTGGGATTCTCATTTTTCAAACGGCAAACCAACAGCCTTACTTATCGGAGATCATTTTACAATATCAGGCCCACTAGCAACAGGCGGAAACGGAATAATCAGGGACTACCAAATAAATACACAATCCGACTTTAATCGATTCTTAAACCGAAAGCCTGAATTTGCAGGAAAAGTTTCTCCCAATTCAATCCCTTACGTCACAAAGATGGGAATACATAGTGTATTTCAGCTATCAAATTGGTTTGCGAAAAACGACGTTCCTCTTTCAGTATCAATACTTTCAGAATGGGATAAAAAGAAATTGAATACCGAAAATGTGATTTATGTAGGTCAATCAAAAAATATGGGCATTTTACGGAATGTATTTCTAAGTACAAATCCTACTATAAAAACCCTCGGTGGAAAAATAACCCGTAATGAACCAGAAACAAATCAAGAACATATTTACCAATCACATCCATTCGGCAATTCAGTGGACTTTACTATTGTATCGTCAGTTAAAGGGAAAAATAATAATCGCTTGACCTTTTTTATTTCCGAAAATGATATTGGAGCAATTAACCTTGTTCGTTACTTCACAAACCCTGATTCAGTAATCAGTTTTTACGATCGCCAAGAACTCCACAACCAAGACTTTACGGCTGTTTTTAAAGTTGAAGGTTGGGAAAGAACAGGGTTCAAACGAAAACTGGTATCAATCGATAAATTCTAA
- a CDS encoding gliding motility-associated C-terminal domain-containing protein, with protein MNMSGLRFLAIILALLYSPFIWAQDFKKPDESPFKKVYGLPEDAEIFWYDFNFDGRLDVLAWDTISGKSATVLNYESGFKKDSLILKLPDMKGMKIRAGYGGSSKVPGLFVFGGGDTLFHTFPKFSGIGTISFDTLKSVVPKGFVPSEAELTDADNDGLAEFVFLDEKGKLSLLEWLEGKPEIGRQDTLGTYEGRLLVGHFNYDGYRDYLVADSTEAISLFNKGKFKLKRDTIDWEIEERSLFLLEDFDDDGTQDWVYIDSLGFLRAKAGNTLKDTIYEVDTKVPYPNSVFIADLNSDGKSDLLISSDSLPPVFFKRSSKGFERELPFDSASSFGGRAFPADYDFDGDLDIFVSKDTTIAFFENQAPKNYGPRLVDKVEHFLARDRLVLIWPSTSDDHSSSSVIGYELRLQDFGKPLKINHFAGVNYSKTEYRRYVTGPSYHTNTNTMIIENLEKGDYILQILPLDNSYHTYKLDYPKTKTYRPGDCVVTGAFPKYEPMRVCFDFIEKDTVACSGKKINFKMPGTLEAVWFSDVYGMLGQGNSLEYTVPDEEDAVYANERGSSDCKNNFVWNIKVSDAGGKKLYDKEIDVCKGSEYSFEKWEGTPPIWWMPEDSDIQNTSKAVLIEGDKKLSFIVGYDNKHACLSGKVTVTPKEKRIELDTALCAGTMLDLSLPSPLTALWNSERSGDLGESSSISYKIEANDILSAKIKDSDECEVRAWNIEQLNSDADLLFDIDTVVCEGRSLDFPNPDGAPGFWWKNLDTGEESSDASFEVEGKFVNNFEVGYDPEQKCVFGRLRLRGSTVRLKADTLSCAKETIQFSLPDGSLANWISSEKGDLGDHVTLDYEVVGDDVLFGNKVGAVDCDENVIWAIQQANPEDDKLFIESETICHGETFVYPNSENASGFWWENLTLGTEGTSAETVIDGNFVHEYKIGYDPAYRCIHGLLTLAGSKVEVSVGSTNTDAFYGEPLEIPISVSEGGLSLELTPGGSVSNPINFEALEDGEYTLKATNEHGCEDESKFSVSVKYAVFIPELFSPNGDGANDTFGIFYHAKFNDFGFMIFNRFGQLMYEASSPEEAKSGWDGKISGSEQPAGIYYWKLTGKFADGSPVNFEGKTEGTLKLTR; from the coding sequence ATGAACATGAGCGGTTTGCGCTTTTTAGCAATTATTTTGGCTTTGTTGTACAGTCCCTTTATTTGGGCACAAGATTTTAAAAAGCCGGACGAAAGTCCTTTTAAGAAAGTTTACGGATTACCCGAAGACGCGGAAATATTTTGGTACGATTTCAATTTTGACGGCAGACTTGATGTGTTAGCTTGGGATACAATCTCTGGGAAAAGCGCAACCGTATTGAATTATGAATCGGGATTTAAAAAAGACAGCCTAATTTTAAAATTACCTGATATGAAAGGTATGAAAATTAGAGCTGGTTACGGTGGATCATCCAAAGTTCCGGGTCTTTTCGTTTTTGGCGGAGGGGATACGCTTTTTCATACTTTCCCAAAGTTTTCAGGAATAGGGACTATATCTTTTGACACTTTGAAGTCCGTTGTTCCGAAAGGTTTTGTTCCGTCTGAGGCCGAACTTACCGATGCGGATAATGACGGCTTGGCGGAGTTTGTTTTTTTGGATGAAAAAGGAAAGCTAAGTCTATTGGAGTGGCTTGAGGGGAAGCCGGAAATAGGGCGACAAGATACTCTGGGGACATATGAAGGCCGGTTACTGGTTGGTCATTTTAATTATGATGGGTATCGTGATTATTTAGTAGCGGATTCCACTGAGGCGATTAGTTTATTTAATAAAGGAAAGTTTAAATTAAAGCGTGATACGATAGATTGGGAAATCGAAGAGCGTTCATTGTTTCTGTTAGAAGATTTTGACGATGACGGAACCCAAGATTGGGTTTATATTGACTCATTAGGGTTTCTTAGGGCAAAGGCGGGAAATACGCTAAAGGATACCATTTATGAAGTCGACACAAAAGTTCCGTACCCAAATTCTGTTTTTATTGCCGATTTGAATAGTGATGGGAAATCAGATTTATTGATTTCTTCCGATAGTTTACCCCCTGTTTTTTTTAAGCGATCCAGTAAAGGATTTGAACGGGAGTTACCTTTTGACAGCGCCTCTTCATTTGGAGGAAGGGCTTTCCCCGCTGATTATGATTTTGACGGTGATCTTGACATTTTTGTTTCTAAAGATACAACCATAGCGTTTTTTGAAAATCAAGCTCCGAAAAACTATGGTCCGAGGTTAGTAGATAAAGTTGAACATTTTTTAGCCAGAGATCGGCTTGTACTCATTTGGCCGTCGACGTCTGATGACCATAGCTCAAGTTCTGTGATTGGATATGAGTTGAGGCTTCAAGACTTTGGTAAGCCATTAAAGATAAACCATTTTGCGGGGGTAAATTATAGTAAAACGGAGTATCGCCGTTATGTGACAGGTCCGTCATATCATACAAATACGAATACAATGATCATCGAGAATTTGGAAAAAGGAGACTATATCCTCCAGATTCTTCCATTAGATAATTCCTATCATACATATAAGCTTGATTACCCTAAAACAAAAACTTACAGACCAGGTGACTGTGTTGTTACAGGGGCGTTTCCGAAGTATGAGCCAATGAGGGTCTGTTTTGATTTTATAGAAAAGGATACAGTGGCTTGTTCAGGTAAGAAGATAAATTTTAAGATGCCTGGAACTCTGGAGGCTGTTTGGTTTTCCGATGTATACGGCATGTTAGGACAGGGTAATTCATTAGAATACACAGTGCCTGACGAAGAAGATGCTGTTTACGCTAATGAGAGGGGTAGCTCGGATTGTAAAAATAATTTTGTTTGGAATATAAAAGTATCCGACGCAGGCGGAAAGAAATTATACGATAAAGAGATTGATGTATGTAAAGGTAGCGAATATAGTTTCGAGAAATGGGAAGGGACGCCTCCTATATGGTGGATGCCAGAAGATTCCGACATTCAGAATACATCAAAAGCTGTTTTGATTGAAGGGGACAAGAAGCTTTCTTTTATAGTAGGATATGATAACAAGCACGCTTGTTTGTCGGGTAAAGTGACCGTAACTCCAAAAGAAAAACGAATAGAGCTTGATACGGCTTTGTGCGCTGGAACAATGCTTGACCTGTCTTTGCCTTCTCCGCTTACCGCATTATGGAATTCAGAGCGTTCGGGTGATTTAGGTGAGAGTTCTTCGATTAGTTATAAAATTGAGGCGAATGATATTCTGAGTGCCAAAATTAAAGACAGTGATGAGTGTGAGGTAAGGGCTTGGAATATAGAACAGCTAAATTCAGATGCGGATTTACTTTTCGATATTGATACTGTAGTCTGCGAAGGGCGTTCACTCGATTTTCCAAATCCGGATGGAGCGCCGGGCTTTTGGTGGAAAAATCTGGATACAGGAGAAGAGAGCTCCGACGCTTCTTTTGAGGTGGAAGGTAAGTTCGTCAATAACTTCGAGGTTGGATATGATCCTGAACAGAAATGCGTATTCGGCCGTCTTCGTCTCCGTGGAAGTACAGTGAGACTAAAAGCGGATACGCTGTCTTGCGCAAAAGAGACTATTCAGTTTTCCTTACCCGACGGGTCTTTAGCCAACTGGATTTCTTCGGAAAAAGGCGATTTGGGTGACCATGTTACCTTGGATTATGAAGTTGTAGGTGATGACGTTCTTTTCGGAAATAAAGTGGGAGCCGTTGATTGTGATGAAAACGTAATCTGGGCAATTCAGCAAGCGAATCCTGAAGATGACAAACTGTTTATTGAGAGTGAAACAATCTGTCACGGGGAAACATTCGTTTATCCAAATTCTGAAAACGCTTCTGGGTTTTGGTGGGAGAATCTTACGCTTGGAACAGAAGGAACCTCCGCAGAGACTGTAATTGACGGGAACTTTGTACATGAATATAAGATTGGATATGACCCAGCCTATCGCTGTATACATGGCTTACTGACTTTGGCCGGCAGTAAGGTTGAGGTAAGTGTTGGATCAACAAACACTGATGCTTTTTATGGGGAACCGCTTGAAATTCCAATTAGCGTAAGTGAAGGTGGATTATCTCTTGAGTTGACTCCCGGAGGATCGGTCTCAAACCCTATCAATTTTGAGGCCTTGGAGGATGGTGAATATACGTTGAAAGCTACGAATGAGCATGGTTGTGAAGACGAGTCCAAGTTTTCGGTTTCTGTGAAGTACGCAGTGTTTATTCCCGAACTATTCTCGCCTAATGGTGACGGAGCGAATGATACTTTCGGGATATTTTATCATGCGAAATTCAATGATTTTGGTTTTATGATTTTTAATCGTTTTGGCCAACTGATGTATGAGGCAAGTTCCCCCGAGGAAGCGAAAAGCGGTTGGGACGGTAAGATAAGCGGATCAGAACAACCGGCGGGTATTTATTATTGGAAACTGACAGGCAAGTTTGCTGACGGTTCACCCGTAAACTTCGAAGGAAAAACAGAAGGTACTTTAAAGCTAACCCGCTAA
- a CDS encoding transposase, with amino-acid sequence MKTRTTRRKFSAKFKAEVAIEALKERETTQELCRRYDLHATQISQWKNEFLQRSSSVFEGGKDRKEHEKTEKATDQLYSKIGKLEMENDFLKKSLKKLGRL; translated from the coding sequence ATGAAAACGAGAACGACACGCAGAAAATTCAGCGCCAAATTCAAGGCGGAAGTAGCGATCGAAGCACTGAAGGAAAGAGAAACCACCCAAGAACTCTGCAGACGGTACGATCTTCACGCCACCCAGATTTCACAATGGAAAAATGAGTTTCTGCAGCGCTCGTCCAGCGTTTTTGAGGGTGGCAAAGATAGAAAAGAACACGAGAAAACGGAGAAGGCGACAGACCAACTGTACAGTAAAATAGGAAAGCTTGAGATGGAAAACGACTTCCTAAAAAAAAGCTTAAAGAAGTTGGGGCGTCTATAG
- a CDS encoding alkaline phosphatase D family protein, with amino-acid sequence MNYNKMRYTFFILLLFPYLLFAQAKKGNYRIMQGPMIGATSPTSALVWARVYSKVSVKIAYRIAGTDSEYTFSQEVIPEKEKKYVIKIRLKDLEASTEYDYHFLIGNRKDPFQWAFPDFTFKTAPKLGMNQNITVAFGSCARYQENSRQLVWNEIRKTNPDFFIWMGDNIYGDALDPDILAEEYQRQREVLTLRPFLRNVSQLAIWDDHDYGLNNHDRTHPGKKEAREQFGLYWANPKEADPTGQGIYFKQKYANLDFFFLDTRYFRDPNKALDNGKKTMLGKRQLKWLQSELLKSDTPFKVLVSGSAWSQAKGMGGDSWASYQKERNAIFNFIRDNNIEGVVMLSGDTHVAELN; translated from the coding sequence ATGAATTACAACAAGATGCGTTACACTTTTTTCATTCTCCTCTTATTCCCTTACCTGTTGTTTGCCCAAGCAAAAAAGGGGAATTATAGAATAATGCAAGGCCCAATGATTGGGGCTACCAGCCCCACAAGCGCTTTGGTTTGGGCTCGAGTGTACAGTAAAGTATCCGTAAAAATCGCTTATCGAATAGCGGGAACAGATTCTGAATACACATTCAGCCAAGAGGTAATTCCTGAGAAAGAGAAAAAATATGTTATTAAAATCAGATTGAAGGATCTAGAGGCTTCAACTGAATACGATTATCACTTTCTAATTGGAAACAGAAAAGACCCTTTCCAATGGGCATTTCCAGATTTTACTTTTAAAACTGCTCCAAAGCTGGGTATGAATCAGAATATAACCGTGGCTTTTGGATCTTGTGCGCGTTATCAAGAAAATTCAAGGCAACTTGTCTGGAATGAAATCAGAAAAACAAACCCTGATTTTTTTATTTGGATGGGAGATAATATCTATGGTGACGCTCTTGATCCTGATATTCTAGCCGAAGAATACCAAAGGCAACGAGAAGTACTAACTCTTCGACCATTTCTAAGAAACGTTTCCCAATTAGCCATTTGGGATGATCATGATTACGGACTAAATAATCACGACCGTACACATCCAGGAAAAAAAGAGGCCAGAGAACAATTTGGACTGTATTGGGCTAACCCTAAAGAAGCTGATCCAACGGGGCAAGGTATTTACTTTAAACAAAAGTATGCAAACCTAGACTTTTTCTTTTTGGATACACGGTATTTCAGAGACCCGAATAAAGCTCTTGATAATGGAAAAAAAACGATGCTTGGAAAACGTCAATTAAAATGGCTCCAGTCGGAATTATTAAAAAGTGACACACCCTTTAAGGTTTTGGTTTCCGGAAGTGCTTGGTCACAGGCAAAAGGTATGGGAGGTGATTCTTGGGCCTCATACCAAAAAGAGCGGAATGCTATTTTCAACTTTATTAGGGACAATAATATCGAAGGCGTTGTAATGCTGTCTGGAGATACACATGTCGCCGAATTGAATTGA